From the Desertibacillus haloalkaliphilus genome, one window contains:
- a CDS encoding CTP synthase, which produces MATKYIFVTGGVVSSLGKGITAASLGRLLKNRGLKVTIQKFDPYINVDPGTMSPYQHGEVFVTDDGAETDLDLGHYERFIDINLSQNSNVTTGKIYSTVLKKERRGDYLGGTVQVIPHVTNEIKERVFRAGRETNADVVITEIGGTVGDIESLPFLEAIRQIKSDVGVDHVMYIHCTLIPYLAAAGEMKSKPTQHSVKELRSLGIQPNVIVVRTENPVPQDMKEKIALFCDINKNSVIEARDADTLYQVPLDLQAQKLDQIVCDHLSLRCSQADMTEWKALVEKVQNLSARTTIALVGKYVALPDAYLSVAESLRHAGYTYDADIDIKWINSEEVTEENVAELLQNVDGVLVPGGFGDRGIEGKITAIKYARENKVPFLGICLGMQLASVEYARNVLGLDGANSAELNPETSYPIIDLLPEQKDVEDLGGTLRLGLYPCKLEEGSKAFEAYGEPVVYERHRHRYEFNNEYREQMEKAGFIFSGTSPDGRLAEIIEIKDHPFFVASQFHPEFVSRPTRPQPLFREFINASLNK; this is translated from the coding sequence ATGGCAACGAAGTATATTTTTGTCACTGGAGGCGTTGTGTCGTCATTAGGTAAAGGGATTACAGCTGCTTCATTAGGACGTTTATTAAAAAATCGAGGATTAAAAGTAACCATTCAAAAGTTTGATCCGTATATCAACGTTGACCCAGGTACGATGAGTCCATATCAGCACGGTGAAGTTTTTGTTACGGATGATGGAGCAGAAACGGATCTGGATTTAGGGCATTATGAGCGTTTTATTGATATTAATCTTAGTCAAAACAGTAACGTAACAACAGGTAAGATCTATTCAACCGTATTAAAGAAAGAGCGTCGCGGTGACTACCTAGGTGGTACGGTTCAGGTGATCCCACATGTGACTAACGAGATTAAAGAACGCGTATTTCGTGCCGGCCGTGAAACAAATGCTGATGTTGTCATCACTGAAATCGGTGGTACCGTAGGTGATATCGAAAGTTTACCGTTCTTAGAGGCGATTCGCCAAATTAAAAGTGATGTAGGTGTCGATCATGTCATGTACATTCACTGTACATTAATTCCATACTTAGCTGCTGCCGGTGAAATGAAATCAAAACCAACACAACATAGTGTAAAAGAGCTTCGTAGTCTAGGGATTCAACCGAATGTGATTGTCGTCCGTACAGAAAATCCTGTGCCACAAGACATGAAGGAAAAGATTGCGTTGTTCTGTGACATTAATAAAAACTCTGTTATCGAAGCGCGTGATGCAGATACGCTTTACCAAGTACCATTGGATTTACAAGCACAAAAGCTAGATCAGATTGTTTGTGATCACCTAAGCTTACGCTGCAGTCAAGCAGATATGACTGAATGGAAAGCACTTGTTGAAAAAGTTCAAAACCTATCAGCACGTACAACGATTGCACTTGTTGGTAAATATGTTGCTTTACCAGATGCATATCTGTCTGTCGCAGAATCACTTCGTCATGCCGGCTATACGTATGACGCTGATATTGATATTAAATGGATTAATTCAGAAGAGGTTACTGAAGAGAATGTCGCAGAGCTTCTTCAAAATGTTGATGGTGTCCTCGTGCCTGGTGGATTCGGTGATCGTGGTATTGAAGGGAAAATTACAGCGATTAAGTATGCGCGTGAAAACAAGGTACCTTTCCTTGGGATTTGTTTAGGAATGCAATTGGCTTCAGTTGAATATGCACGCAACGTATTAGGGTTAGACGGTGCAAACTCAGCAGAGCTTAATCCTGAGACGAGCTACCCAATCATTGACCTACTACCAGAGCAAAAGGATGTTGAAGATTTAGGTGGAACGCTTCGTTTAGGCCTTTACCCTTGTAAGCTTGAAGAAGGGTCGAAAGCCTTTGAAGCGTATGGTGAACCCGTTGTATATGAGCGTCACCGTCACCGTTATGAGTTTAACAACGAGTATCGTGAACAAATGGAGAAGGCTGGATTTATTTTCTCAGGGACAAGCCCAGATGGACGTTTAGCTGAAATTATTGAAATTAAAGATCATCCATTCTTTGTTGCGTCACAGTTCCATCCAGAATTTGTGTCACGCCCAACACGCCCGCAACCATTGTTCCGTGAATTCATCAACGCTTCATTAAATAAATAA
- a CDS encoding UDP-N-acetylglucosamine 1-carboxyvinyltransferase, with translation MDKLMIEGGSPLEGEVQISGAKNSAVALIPAAILADSEVTIDNLPQISDVSLLAELLEEIGGKVELDEHTIRVQPEEMIAMPLPNGAVKKLRASYYLMGAMLGKFKKAVIGLPGGCNLGPRPIDQHIKGFEALGAKVTNEQGAIYLRADELVGARIYLDVVSVGATINIMLAAVRAKGRTVIENAAKEPEIIDVATLLSSMGARIKGAGTNVIRIDGVESLSGCRHSIIPDRIEAGTFMIVAAAMGRRVLIDNIIPDHVESLIAKMREMGIHIEVFDDQVVIQGAGKELTGVDVKTLVYPGFPTDLQQPFTSLLTRARGTSIVTDTIYDARFKHVDELRRMGANIKVEGRSAIINGHTQLEGARVSASDLRAGAALVVAGLMADGITEISGVEHIDRGYENLESKLLGLGANIWREKMNGEEVRQLENS, from the coding sequence ATGGATAAGTTAATGATTGAAGGAGGCTCCCCGCTAGAGGGTGAAGTACAAATTAGTGGTGCAAAAAACAGTGCAGTAGCCTTAATTCCTGCAGCCATTTTAGCAGACTCTGAGGTTACGATTGATAATTTGCCACAAATATCTGATGTGTCACTGTTAGCAGAATTACTTGAAGAGATAGGCGGTAAAGTTGAGCTTGATGAGCATACAATTCGTGTGCAACCGGAAGAGATGATAGCGATGCCATTACCAAATGGTGCTGTTAAGAAGCTAAGAGCATCTTATTACTTAATGGGTGCGATGCTCGGTAAGTTTAAAAAGGCTGTCATTGGACTTCCGGGAGGCTGTAACTTAGGTCCGCGTCCGATCGATCAACATATTAAAGGGTTTGAAGCCTTAGGTGCGAAGGTCACCAATGAGCAAGGCGCGATTTATTTGCGTGCGGATGAGCTCGTTGGTGCGAGGATTTATTTAGATGTCGTCAGTGTTGGGGCGACCATTAATATTATGCTAGCAGCTGTTCGTGCGAAGGGACGAACGGTCATTGAAAATGCTGCTAAAGAGCCAGAAATCATTGACGTAGCGACATTGCTTTCAAGCATGGGCGCACGAATTAAAGGTGCAGGTACCAATGTGATTCGGATTGATGGTGTTGAATCGTTAAGTGGCTGTCGCCATTCGATTATTCCGGATCGGATTGAAGCAGGTACATTTATGATTGTTGCTGCTGCGATGGGACGACGTGTGCTCATTGATAACATTATCCCTGACCATGTGGAGTCTTTAATTGCAAAAATGAGAGAGATGGGTATTCATATTGAGGTCTTTGACGATCAAGTCGTCATTCAAGGCGCCGGTAAAGAATTAACGGGAGTCGATGTGAAAACACTCGTCTATCCAGGGTTCCCGACTGATTTGCAGCAACCATTTACAAGTCTTTTGACGCGTGCACGAGGGACGAGTATTGTCACGGATACGATTTATGATGCTCGCTTTAAGCATGTTGACGAATTGCGCCGTATGGGTGCAAATATTAAAGTTGAAGGACGTTCAGCGATTATTAATGGTCATACACAGCTTGAAGGTGCACGGGTGAGTGCGAGTGATTTACGTGCAGGTGCTGCTCTTGTCGTCGCGGGATTGATGGCCGATGGAATTACTGAGATTTCTGGTGTGGAGCACATTGATCGTGGCTATGAAAATCTCGAGAGTAAACTGCTCGGCTTAGGAGCTAATATTTGGCGAGAAAAAATGAATGGGGAAGAAGTAAGACAGCTAGAAAATTCATAA
- the rpoE gene encoding DNA-directed RNA polymerase subunit delta has protein sequence MKTFSKEEIEEMSMIEVAYEVMKEDQKAFVFNDLIKRIAEEKDVSIEEVNERISHLYTELNTDGRFVMAGENTWGLKNWYALEQIEEELNTPAKPRKKPKKKRKEEDVVEEGFDDELEDEFEDLEDELDQLSHAEDNDEEFEGSDLEEDDDELDK, from the coding sequence ATGAAAACATTCAGTAAAGAAGAGATTGAAGAAATGTCAATGATTGAAGTCGCTTATGAAGTAATGAAAGAAGATCAAAAGGCGTTTGTATTCAATGACCTTATTAAACGCATCGCCGAAGAGAAAGACGTTTCAATTGAAGAGGTCAACGAGCGCATTTCTCATTTATATACTGAACTTAACACAGACGGCCGTTTTGTTATGGCTGGCGAAAACACATGGGGCTTAAAAAACTGGTACGCGCTTGAGCAAATCGAAGAGGAGCTTAACACACCAGCAAAGCCTCGTAAGAAACCGAAGAAAAAGCGTAAAGAAGAGGATGTTGTCGAAGAAGGTTTCGATGATGAATTAGAAGATGAATTTGAAGATCTAGAAGATGAGTTGGATCAGCTCTCACATGCTGAAGATAACGATGAGGAATTTGAAGGCAGCGATCTTGAAGAAGATGACGATGAATTAGACAAGTAA
- the fba gene encoding class II fructose-1,6-bisphosphate aldolase: MPLVSMKEMLDIAKAEGYAVGQFNLNNLEFTQAILQAAEEEKSPVICGVSEGAARYMGGFKFIVNMVESLMEAYNVTVPVAIHLDHGSSFEKCVEAIHAGFTSVMIDGSHHPLEENIALTKRVVDVAHAVGVSVEAELGRIGGQEDDLIVDDAEAAYAIPSECEKLINETGVDCFAPALGSVHGPYKGEPNLGFDRMKEINDLTGVPLVLHGGTGIPTNDIKKAISLGHAKINVNTESQLSASKAVRDVLAEKPELYDPRKYLGPARDAIKETVQEKMREFGSSNKA; this comes from the coding sequence ATGCCTTTAGTTTCAATGAAAGAAATGCTCGATATAGCAAAAGCCGAAGGGTACGCTGTTGGGCAATTCAACTTAAATAACCTTGAATTCACACAAGCAATTTTACAAGCGGCTGAAGAAGAGAAATCACCGGTTATTTGTGGCGTGTCAGAAGGAGCTGCTCGTTACATGGGTGGTTTCAAATTTATTGTAAATATGGTTGAATCATTAATGGAAGCTTATAACGTTACAGTTCCTGTTGCGATTCACCTAGACCATGGTTCAAGCTTTGAAAAATGTGTAGAAGCGATTCATGCTGGGTTTACTTCAGTAATGATTGACGGTTCACACCATCCATTAGAGGAGAACATTGCCCTAACGAAGCGTGTTGTTGATGTTGCTCATGCTGTTGGAGTATCTGTTGAAGCAGAACTTGGTCGTATCGGCGGACAAGAGGATGACTTAATTGTTGATGATGCTGAAGCTGCATATGCTATTCCATCTGAATGTGAAAAGTTAATCAATGAAACAGGTGTTGACTGTTTTGCACCAGCACTTGGTTCAGTGCACGGTCCATACAAAGGTGAGCCAAACCTTGGATTTGACCGTATGAAAGAAATCAATGATCTTACAGGAGTACCGCTTGTTCTTCATGGCGGAACTGGAATTCCAACAAATGATATTAAAAAAGCCATTTCACTAGGTCATGCAAAAATCAATGTAAATACAGAAAGCCAACTTTCTGCATCTAAAGCTGTTCGTGATGTGTTAGCTGAAAAGCCTGAGCTATATGACCCACGTAAATATTTAGGGCCAGCACGTGACGCAATCAAAGAAACAGTGCAAGAAAAAATGCGTGAATTTGGTTCTTCAAATAAAGCGTAA
- the fsa gene encoding fructose-6-phosphate aldolase has translation MKFFIDTANLDEIREANDLGILAGVTTNPSLVAKEGVDFHERLREITSIVSGSVSAEVIATDAAGMIKEGKELAAIAPNITVKVPMTTEGLKAVKAFSDEGIKTNVTLVFSANQALLAARAGATYVSPFLGRLDDIGQNGLDLISQISELFEVHGIQTEIIAASIRHPMHVTESALRGAHIGTIPFKVIEQLTKHPLTDQGIEKFLADWNNR, from the coding sequence ATGAAGTTTTTTATTGATACCGCCAATCTGGATGAAATTCGTGAAGCAAATGATCTAGGAATTTTAGCAGGAGTAACGACAAACCCTTCACTAGTGGCTAAAGAAGGCGTCGATTTCCATGAGCGCTTACGTGAAATTACAAGCATTGTTTCAGGATCTGTTAGTGCAGAAGTCATTGCCACAGATGCCGCTGGAATGATCAAAGAGGGTAAAGAATTGGCAGCGATTGCACCGAATATTACGGTGAAAGTACCAATGACAACAGAAGGTTTGAAAGCTGTTAAAGCCTTTTCTGATGAAGGCATTAAGACGAATGTTACACTCGTTTTTTCTGCCAACCAAGCGCTACTAGCAGCAAGAGCTGGAGCAACTTATGTTTCGCCATTTTTAGGACGTCTTGATGATATCGGTCAAAACGGGCTCGATTTAATTAGCCAAATCTCGGAATTGTTTGAGGTCCATGGCATTCAAACTGAAATTATCGCAGCATCGATCCGCCATCCAATGCATGTGACTGAATCAGCACTAAGAGGTGCGCATATTGGGACGATCCCGTTTAAGGTGATTGAACAGCTAACAAAACACCCATTAACGGATCAAGGGATTGAAAAGTTTTTAGCTGACTGGAATAATCGCTAA
- a CDS encoding response regulator, whose amino-acid sequence MEKILVVDDQYGIRVLLNEILQKDGYQLYQAANGVQALTIVEEEEPDLVLLDMKIPGMDGLEILKRIKEMNSDIRVIMMTAYGELNMINEAMNLGAVTHFAKPFDIDDVREVIRENLDS is encoded by the coding sequence GTGGAAAAAATTTTGGTTGTCGATGACCAGTATGGAATCCGGGTATTACTTAATGAAATTTTACAAAAAGATGGGTATCAGTTGTATCAGGCGGCAAATGGGGTTCAGGCATTAACAATCGTAGAAGAAGAGGAGCCTGATTTAGTCCTCTTAGATATGAAGATTCCAGGAATGGATGGGCTAGAAATTTTGAAGCGAATTAAGGAAATGAATTCAGACATTCGTGTGATTATGATGACAGCTTATGGTGAACTGAACATGATTAATGAAGCAATGAACCTTGGTGCAGTGACTCACTTTGCTAAGCCGTTTGATATCGATGATGTAAGGGAAGTGATTAGAGAGAACCTCGATTCATAG
- the glpX gene encoding class II fructose-bisphosphatase produces the protein MERSLTMELVRVTEAAALSSARWMGRGLKEEADDAATQAMRDVFDTIPMKGTVVIGEGEMDEAPMLYIGEKLGTGYGPRVDVAVDPLEGTNIVAAGEWNALAVIAIADHGNLLHAPDMYMDKIAVGPEAVGKIDIDAPVIDNLKAVAEAKGKDVEDLVVVILNRKRHEKIINEVREAGARIKLLRDGDVAAAINTAFDDTGVDIMLGAGGAPEGVIAAVGLKCLGGELQGKLLPHNEEELARCKKMGIDDVNRKLTMDDLVSGDDCIFAATGVTDGELLQGVHYKGSNATTQSLVMRAKSGTVRFIDGKHSMQKKPDLVIK, from the coding sequence ATGGAAAGAAGTTTAACGATGGAACTTGTACGAGTAACAGAAGCGGCTGCACTTTCATCAGCTCGTTGGATGGGTCGAGGGCTTAAGGAGGAAGCAGACGATGCTGCTACTCAAGCAATGCGTGATGTTTTTGATACAATTCCGATGAAAGGTACGGTAGTCATTGGGGAAGGCGAAATGGACGAAGCACCGATGCTATATATTGGTGAGAAATTAGGGACAGGTTATGGACCTAGAGTTGACGTTGCTGTAGACCCACTAGAAGGGACGAACATCGTTGCTGCTGGTGAATGGAATGCGCTAGCTGTTATTGCCATTGCAGATCACGGTAACCTTCTCCATGCACCAGATATGTATATGGATAAAATCGCAGTCGGTCCTGAGGCTGTCGGTAAAATTGACATTGATGCCCCTGTCATTGATAACCTAAAAGCGGTTGCTGAAGCGAAAGGGAAAGATGTTGAAGATCTCGTTGTCGTTATTTTAAATCGTAAACGACATGAGAAAATTATTAATGAAGTGCGCGAAGCAGGTGCACGAATTAAATTGCTCCGTGACGGTGATGTTGCGGCAGCAATAAATACGGCGTTTGATGATACAGGTGTTGACATCATGCTAGGTGCAGGTGGTGCTCCTGAAGGTGTTATTGCTGCTGTTGGCTTGAAATGTTTAGGTGGCGAACTCCAAGGAAAACTACTTCCACATAATGAAGAAGAACTAGCTCGTTGTAAGAAGATGGGCATTGATGATGTCAACCGTAAGCTAACGATGGATGACCTCGTTAGTGGTGATGATTGCATCTTTGCAGCAACCGGGGTGACTGATGGCGAGCTTTTACAAGGTGTACATTATAAAGGCTCAAACGCAACAACGCAATCACTCGTTATGCGAGCGAAATCGGGAACAGTTCGCTTTATTGATGGAAAACATAGTATGCAGAAGAAGCCTGATCTAGTTATTAAATAA
- a CDS encoding TetR/AcrR family transcriptional regulator: MKKKKVPSMVKDQQLIKKRREQMIKGAVTLFKQKGFHRTTTREIAKESGFSIGTLYEYIGSKEDVLYLVCDSIYEQVRDRLQQYLQTTEQAGMDRLKLAIASFFKVVDEMQDEVLVMYQEAKSLPKEALPYVLEKDIEMTEMMEQIINDCVEQGLLELSAQEVKLVANNIIIQGHMWTFRRWILQKLYTIEEYTELQIEQLLQGIDMDKSKS, from the coding sequence TTGAAGAAAAAGAAAGTACCTTCGATGGTAAAAGATCAGCAATTAATTAAAAAACGACGTGAACAGATGATTAAAGGTGCAGTGACCCTGTTTAAGCAAAAAGGCTTTCACCGTACGACAACACGAGAAATTGCCAAAGAGTCAGGTTTTAGCATCGGAACGTTGTATGAATATATAGGTTCAAAAGAAGATGTGTTGTACTTAGTCTGTGATTCGATCTATGAGCAAGTGCGCGATCGTCTTCAGCAATATTTACAAACAACAGAACAGGCAGGCATGGATCGCTTAAAACTAGCGATTGCGTCTTTCTTTAAAGTCGTAGATGAAATGCAAGATGAGGTACTAGTCATGTACCAGGAAGCAAAGTCATTACCGAAGGAAGCGCTTCCGTATGTGCTTGAAAAAGATATTGAAATGACAGAAATGATGGAACAGATCATTAATGACTGTGTCGAGCAAGGCCTTCTCGAATTGTCTGCGCAAGAGGTGAAGCTTGTTGCTAACAATATCATTATCCAAGGCCATATGTGGACATTCCGTCGCTGGATTTTACAAAAATTATATACAATCGAAGAGTATACCGAACTTCAGATTGAGCAGCTATTACAAGGGATCGACATGGATAAGAGTAAAAGCTAG
- a CDS encoding DUF2529 domain-containing protein has protein sequence MLQIFSTQLQGMFQTIKNDEEEVIEDSARALAQAIVADGTIYIHGVGEMAAVTAEAQYGQERLPHCQALMTDNTIAPWTNRDRIILFARFADDGDVVELAKSLQADGAVVIGVSAVRETENPQLNEIADFHIDTKLLQPLVPTESGERIGFPAVMTALYVYYGLYLTTMEIVEEQ, from the coding sequence ATGCTACAAATCTTTTCGACTCAACTACAGGGTATGTTTCAAACGATAAAAAATGACGAAGAAGAAGTGATCGAAGACAGTGCTCGCGCCCTAGCACAAGCAATTGTTGCTGATGGAACGATTTACATCCATGGAGTGGGTGAAATGGCTGCCGTAACCGCTGAAGCCCAATACGGCCAAGAACGCCTCCCACATTGTCAAGCACTGATGACAGACAACACGATAGCGCCATGGACAAATCGTGATCGTATTATCTTGTTCGCACGGTTTGCTGATGACGGAGATGTAGTTGAACTAGCAAAGTCGCTGCAGGCAGACGGTGCTGTTGTGATCGGTGTCTCAGCAGTCAGAGAGACAGAGAATCCACAATTAAATGAGATCGCTGACTTTCATATTGATACAAAGTTACTGCAACCGCTCGTACCAACTGAATCTGGTGAACGTATCGGTTTCCCAGCTGTAATGACTGCCCTTTATGTTTATTATGGCTTGTACTTAACGACGATGGAGATTGTTGAGGAACAATAA
- the icmF gene encoding fused isobutyryl-CoA mutase/GTPase IcmF → METVEIYRPKNHVRFVTASSLFDGHDASINIMRRIIQASGAEVIHLGHNRSVEDIVNAAIQEDVQGIAISSYQGGHVEFFKYCYDLLQERGAGHIRIYGGGGGVIIPAEIKELHDYGVARIFSPEDGRKNGLQGMINRMIEECDYPTVKDLSNEVDELKNRNVRAVARFITLAEQQAQSAKETAATLEETLDQLKGMTTDVPVLGITGTGGAGKSSLTDELVRRFLNEFEDKTVAILSIDPTKQKTGGALLGDRIRMNSINTPRVFMRSLATRGSRTEVSESIKDAIEVAKAAGYDLIIVETSGIGQGDAQITEVSDVSMYVMTSEFGAPSQLEKIDMIDFADLIAINKFERKGSEDALRDVRKQYQRSRNLFHTDPNEMPVYGTIASQFNDLGTNTLFAALVKTINEKCGTDWETNLETTKDVVKKNMIIPPEQTQYLRDIVQTVRNYKKFTDEQVTIARKIYQVTGTIAALKETDNADESVVEQLESVKAHYETKLHPEAKAILDNWDTLKEQYAGDTFVTKIRDKEIVTELTTESLSGLKVPKVALPKFEDWGEILRWSMAENVPGSFPYTAGVFPFKRKGEDPKRQFAGEGTPERTNRRFHYLSKDDDAKRLSTAFDSVTLYGEDPDYRPDIYGKVGESGVSICTLDDMKKLYAGFDLCAPSTSVSMTINGPAPIILAMFMNTAIDQQIDMFEREQGRRATDEEKADIKAKTLSTVRGTVQADILKEDQGQNTCIFSTEFALRLMGDIQQYFIDNEVRNYYSVSISGYHIAEAGANPISQLAFTLANGFTYVEYYLSRGMDINDFAPNLSFFFSNGLDPEYSVLGRVARRIWATVMKNKYNANSRSQKLKYHIQTSGRSLHAQEMDFNDIRTTLQALMAIYDNCNSLHTNAYDEAVTTPTEESVRRAMAIQMIITKELGLAKNENSLQGSFVIEELTDLVEEAVLQELERMNDRGGVLGAMETQYQRGKIQEESMYYEMKKHSGELPIIGVNTYENPNPPSEEEFEMELARASKEEKEQQIANLRAFQERHKEEAPEALKRLQEAAVSGGNIFEELMDAVRVASLGQITTALYRVGGQYRRNM, encoded by the coding sequence ATGGAAACGGTTGAGATTTATCGTCCGAAAAATCACGTTCGTTTTGTAACCGCTTCAAGTTTATTTGATGGTCATGATGCTTCGATTAATATTATGAGACGGATCATTCAAGCGAGTGGAGCAGAGGTAATCCACTTAGGCCATAACCGCTCAGTTGAAGACATCGTCAATGCTGCGATTCAAGAGGATGTTCAAGGAATCGCAATCTCATCCTATCAAGGCGGGCATGTTGAGTTTTTCAAATATTGCTACGACCTTTTACAAGAAAGAGGTGCAGGTCACATCCGTATATACGGCGGTGGCGGTGGAGTTATTATTCCCGCGGAAATAAAAGAACTGCATGACTATGGGGTTGCCCGAATTTTTTCTCCTGAAGATGGACGAAAGAACGGTCTGCAAGGGATGATCAACCGAATGATTGAGGAGTGCGATTATCCAACGGTGAAGGATTTATCCAATGAGGTTGATGAGCTTAAAAATAGAAACGTTCGTGCGGTAGCTCGTTTTATTACACTAGCTGAGCAGCAAGCACAATCGGCTAAAGAAACAGCGGCAACACTTGAAGAAACGCTTGATCAATTAAAAGGGATGACAACCGATGTACCGGTTCTTGGGATTACTGGAACGGGTGGTGCCGGAAAAAGTTCGTTAACGGATGAGCTTGTACGTCGTTTCTTAAATGAATTTGAGGATAAGACGGTAGCGATCCTTTCGATTGACCCGACGAAACAAAAAACCGGTGGGGCGTTATTAGGGGACCGTATCCGCATGAACTCAATTAATACACCACGTGTGTTTATGCGTAGTTTAGCGACACGTGGATCACGTACAGAAGTATCGGAAAGTATTAAAGATGCGATTGAAGTGGCAAAAGCGGCTGGTTATGACTTAATCATTGTTGAAACGAGCGGGATTGGCCAAGGCGACGCACAAATTACTGAAGTTTCTGATGTTTCGATGTATGTGATGACAAGCGAATTCGGGGCCCCGTCACAGCTTGAAAAGATCGACATGATCGACTTTGCTGATTTAATTGCAATCAATAAATTTGAGCGTAAAGGCTCAGAAGATGCTCTCCGTGATGTTCGCAAGCAGTATCAACGCAGCCGCAACTTGTTCCATACAGATCCGAATGAAATGCCTGTTTATGGAACGATTGCGAGTCAGTTCAATGACTTAGGCACGAATACATTGTTTGCAGCCCTTGTCAAAACGATTAATGAAAAATGTGGGACTGATTGGGAGACGAATCTTGAGACAACGAAAGATGTTGTCAAGAAGAACATGATCATTCCACCGGAACAAACACAATATTTACGTGACATTGTGCAAACCGTACGTAATTATAAAAAATTCACGGATGAACAAGTGACGATCGCTCGAAAGATTTATCAAGTTACAGGCACGATTGCCGCGCTAAAAGAGACGGACAATGCCGATGAATCTGTAGTTGAGCAACTTGAAAGCGTGAAAGCTCATTACGAAACAAAACTCCATCCTGAAGCAAAAGCAATCCTTGATAATTGGGATACGTTAAAAGAGCAGTATGCAGGCGATACATTTGTAACAAAAATTCGTGACAAAGAGATTGTTACAGAATTGACGACGGAAAGCCTATCAGGGTTAAAGGTGCCGAAAGTCGCTTTACCGAAGTTTGAGGATTGGGGCGAGATTTTAAGATGGTCGATGGCTGAAAATGTTCCAGGTTCATTCCCATATACAGCTGGTGTATTCCCGTTCAAGCGTAAAGGGGAAGATCCGAAGCGTCAGTTTGCTGGAGAAGGAACACCAGAGCGAACGAATCGCCGTTTCCACTATTTATCGAAGGATGATGATGCAAAGCGTTTAAGTACAGCCTTTGATTCTGTAACACTTTATGGTGAAGACCCAGATTACCGCCCTGACATTTACGGAAAAGTCGGTGAGAGTGGTGTCAGCATTTGTACGTTAGATGACATGAAAAAGCTTTATGCAGGCTTTGATCTTTGTGCACCGTCAACATCGGTATCGATGACGATCAATGGCCCAGCCCCAATTATTTTAGCGATGTTTATGAACACGGCAATTGATCAGCAAATCGATATGTTTGAACGTGAACAAGGTCGTCGCGCTACGGACGAAGAGAAGGCTGATATTAAAGCAAAGACGTTATCAACGGTTCGTGGTACCGTTCAGGCTGATATTTTAAAAGAAGACCAAGGACAAAACACGTGCATTTTCTCAACGGAATTTGCGTTACGTCTCATGGGTGATATTCAGCAGTACTTTATTGATAACGAAGTCCGTAACTACTATTCGGTTTCGATCTCAGGCTATCATATCGCTGAAGCTGGAGCGAACCCGATCAGTCAGCTCGCGTTTACGCTTGCGAATGGTTTTACGTACGTAGAGTACTATTTAAGTCGTGGTATGGACATTAACGATTTTGCACCGAACTTATCGTTCTTCTTTAGTAATGGACTTGACCCAGAATACTCGGTACTAGGACGTGTGGCACGTCGCATTTGGGCTACGGTGATGAAAAACAAGTACAATGCCAATTCGCGTAGTCAGAAGCTAAAGTACCATATCCAAACGTCTGGACGTTCCTTGCACGCTCAAGAGATGGACTTTAATGATATTCGTACGACACTTCAAGCGTTAATGGCGATTTATGATAACTGTAACTCTTTGCACACGAACGCTTATGATGAAGCCGTGACAACACCAACGGAAGAATCAGTTCGTCGCGCGATGGCGATTCAAATGATTATTACAAAAGAGTTAGGGCTAGCGAAAAATGAAAACTCACTACAAGGCTCATTTGTTATTGAAGAGCTAACAGACTTAGTTGAAGAGGCTGTGCTTCAAGAGCTTGAGCGCATGAATGACCGTGGTGGCGTATTAGGGGCAATGGAAACGCAATACCAGCGCGGAAAAATTCAAGAAGAATCGATGTATTATGAAATGAAGAAGCATAGTGGTGAGCTACCGATTATCGGTGTGAACACGTACGAAAATCCAAACCCTCCATCTGAGGAAGAGTTTGAGATGGAACTTGCCCGTGCTTCGAAGGAAGAAAAAGAGCAGCAAATTGCGAATCTGCGTGCTTTCCAAGAGCGTCACAAGGAAGAAGCGCCAGAAGCATTAAAGCGCCTGCAAGAAGCTGCTGTAAGCGGCGGAAACATCTTCGAGGAGCTTATGGATGCGGTCCGAGTCGCAAGTCTTGGCCAAATCACAACAGCCCTTTACCGTGTTGGCGGTCAATATCGTCGTAACATGTAA